In a single window of the Acetivibrio clariflavus DSM 19732 genome:
- a CDS encoding peptidylprolyl isomerase: protein MLAKRLMSILVLTLIISCSINVFGLSAEIKKDLKDAVVLLVNSNRAYVNNIKKYIDESNREVRAIVKNGRTLVPLRFISENFGADVSFDDKTKTATINFNGKIVKLTSNDKTMLVNDKTIVMDEPAQIINNRMLVPLRALAENALGKGVFYDNGLIVISNSKTNLDSEKVQDIISRFDDSKSPFSYQLSEPVKGDMIAVIKTNYGDIKIKLFHEDAPLTVENFVRLSQKGYYDGLTFHRVINNFMIQGGDPNGNGTGGESIWGKPFKDEFSSRLYNIRGALSMANRGPNTNGSQFFIVQSPVLDDEVIEYCENIGMEQRLIDAYSDIGGTPWLDGRHTVFGQVYEGMNVVDKIAAVEVGYADKPLEDVVILTIQTYKLGYENEDIIFTENTYTN, encoded by the coding sequence ATGCTGGCAAAAAGGCTTATGAGTATTTTGGTTTTGACTTTAATAATATCCTGTAGCATTAATGTATTTGGACTTTCTGCCGAAATTAAAAAGGATTTGAAAGATGCAGTAGTATTATTGGTAAATAGTAATAGAGCCTATGTAAACAACATAAAAAAATATATTGATGAATCTAATAGGGAAGTTAGAGCAATTGTCAAAAACGGAAGAACTCTTGTGCCTCTGAGATTTATTTCTGAAAATTTCGGAGCTGATGTAAGTTTTGATGATAAAACCAAAACTGCCACAATAAATTTTAATGGCAAAATCGTAAAACTGACTTCAAATGATAAGACAATGCTTGTTAATGATAAGACAATTGTTATGGACGAGCCGGCGCAGATAATAAACAACAGAATGCTTGTTCCGTTAAGGGCTTTAGCTGAAAATGCTTTAGGCAAAGGGGTTTTCTATGACAATGGTTTGATAGTTATAAGTAACTCCAAGACAAACCTGGATTCTGAAAAAGTTCAGGACATTATATCAAGATTTGATGATTCTAAATCTCCTTTCTCTTACCAGCTTTCAGAACCGGTAAAAGGTGACATGATTGCAGTTATAAAGACCAATTATGGTGACATAAAAATAAAACTTTTTCATGAAGATGCACCTTTAACAGTAGAAAATTTTGTGAGACTTTCCCAAAAAGGCTACTATGACGGTTTGACTTTCCATAGGGTCATAAATAATTTTATGATTCAGGGAGGAGACCCTAATGGAAATGGAACAGGTGGAGAAAGCATCTGGGGGAAACCTTTTAAAGATGAGTTCAGCAGCAGGCTGTATAATATACGAGGTGCTTTGTCCATGGCCAATAGAGGGCCTAATACCAATGGAAGTCAGTTTTTTATAGTACAGAGTCCTGTTTTAGATGATGAAGTAATAGAGTACTGTGAAAACATTGGCATGGAACAGCGGCTTATTGATGCTTACTCCGATATAGGAGGCACTCCTTGGCTAGACGGCAGGCACACCGTTTTCGGACAAGTATATGAAGGTATGAATGTAGTGGATAAGATAGCTGCTGTAGAAGTTGGATATGCTGATAAACCCCTTGAAGATGTAGTAATTTTAACCATTCAAACTTATAAATTGGGCTACGAAAATGAGGATATTATATTTACAGAGAATACATATACTAATTAA
- a CDS encoding HAD-IA family hydrolase: protein MNKKILFDFDGTLVQSENILLAMYNELFEGKDYKDITQEDIEKLRSYSLIDKCKMLGISVYKIPKLYIESKKIYKKYLSSVELKDGVANMLHELKDQGFNLDILSSNDASTISEFVKNNDIDLFDHIYSSNNLFGKHHAIKNYLKKHNLTEKDIWYVGDEVRDIVSCKKAGVKIIAVTWGYDSEQILSEEKPDYLARKPQEILDILLN, encoded by the coding sequence TTGAATAAAAAAATATTGTTTGATTTTGATGGTACTTTGGTACAGTCGGAAAATATATTGCTTGCCATGTACAATGAATTGTTTGAAGGAAAAGATTACAAGGATATCACACAGGAAGATATCGAGAAATTAAGAAGTTATTCTCTTATTGATAAATGCAAAATGCTGGGGATTTCAGTATATAAAATTCCAAAGTTGTATATTGAATCAAAAAAGATTTATAAAAAATATTTAAGTTCAGTAGAGTTGAAAGATGGTGTGGCAAATATGCTGCATGAACTTAAGGATCAGGGTTTTAATTTGGACATTCTTTCATCCAATGATGCGAGTACTATAAGTGAATTTGTTAAGAATAACGACATAGATCTGTTTGATCATATATATTCATCCAATAACTTATTCGGCAAGCATCATGCTATAAAGAATTATTTAAAAAAGCATAATCTGACTGAGAAAGACATCTGGTATGTGGGGGATGAGGTAAGGGACATAGTATCTTGTAAGAAGGCAGGAGTGAAAATAATCGCTGTTACATGGGGATATGATTCTGAACAGATTCTTTCGGAGGAAAAGCCGGATTATCTGGCAAGAAAGCCTCAGGAGATCCTGGATATTTTATTGAATTGA
- a CDS encoding ABC1 kinase family protein produces MVINRKLNIKRYREIITVFAKHGFGLIIDQLGIFDYLKMKKHGTEAENSNSKLSVGERLRISLEELGPTFVKIGQILSTQVDIVPRDIVEELKKLQSSVQPFSYNEAKSVIESEFEDTLENIFKEFSQEPIASASISQVHYAVLNSGEKVAVKVQRPGIEKVISQDLNILRDLAYFVDNHTKFGKIYDFSSMVNEFEYTIKNELDFTREGENADTFRDNFSKDKVVKVPEVNWTYTSRRVLTMEYIEGIGIDDHEGLEKDGINKKETAKRIAESLCNQILRDGFFHADPHPGNIKVLKDGTVVFLDLGMVGRVSESRRKIISKLFVAVANKDARRAARAVIELDAMYDKKNIKKFEQDVDLMLDKYLTMPWSKINVGEVFYEVFNIAFLNGIKLPREFTMLAKAFATVQSILEQLAPELNTIEVAKPIAKKLMLQSYSPQNISLALRRNATAYKDLISELPFYIQNLLEKAEDGELTFQIKIKDLDKIQKRFDRAVNRISFSVILLAVCIVITGIIIGSSQNAPEGSKMYLLNVTALRIGIIVAVSIVLVVIISMLRSDR; encoded by the coding sequence ATGGTTATAAACAGGAAGCTTAACATAAAAAGATACCGTGAAATTATAACTGTTTTTGCCAAACATGGTTTTGGATTGATAATAGACCAGCTTGGCATTTTTGATTATTTAAAGATGAAAAAACATGGTACCGAGGCAGAAAACTCAAATTCTAAACTTTCTGTTGGTGAGAGACTTAGGATTTCTTTAGAAGAATTAGGTCCTACATTTGTGAAAATAGGACAAATATTAAGTACACAGGTAGATATTGTACCCCGGGATATCGTTGAAGAGTTGAAAAAACTTCAAAGCTCAGTTCAGCCTTTCTCTTACAACGAAGCTAAGTCAGTAATAGAAAGTGAATTTGAAGATACCCTCGAAAATATATTTAAAGAGTTCAGCCAGGAACCGATCGCTTCTGCGTCTATATCCCAAGTCCATTACGCTGTTCTCAACAGTGGTGAAAAAGTTGCAGTCAAAGTCCAAAGGCCGGGAATAGAAAAGGTTATAAGCCAGGATTTAAATATTCTTCGCGACTTGGCCTATTTTGTTGACAATCACACAAAGTTTGGGAAAATATATGATTTCAGCAGTATGGTAAATGAATTTGAATATACGATAAAAAATGAATTGGACTTTACCAGGGAAGGTGAAAATGCCGATACTTTCAGGGATAATTTTTCAAAGGACAAGGTAGTAAAAGTTCCGGAAGTGAACTGGACTTATACTTCCCGGCGTGTTCTCACTATGGAATATATAGAGGGGATAGGGATAGATGATCATGAGGGGTTGGAAAAAGATGGTATTAATAAAAAGGAGACTGCGAAGAGGATTGCAGAATCCTTATGTAATCAGATATTGAGAGACGGATTTTTTCATGCGGACCCACATCCCGGCAATATAAAGGTTTTGAAGGATGGAACAGTGGTATTCTTGGATTTGGGAATGGTGGGAAGAGTAAGTGAAAGCCGCAGAAAAATAATATCTAAGTTATTTGTGGCCGTGGCCAACAAAGATGCTCGAAGGGCGGCCAGGGCTGTTATAGAGCTTGATGCTATGTATGATAAGAAGAATATTAAAAAGTTCGAGCAGGATGTGGACTTAATGCTTGATAAATATCTTACAATGCCATGGAGCAAGATAAATGTAGGGGAAGTGTTTTATGAAGTTTTCAATATTGCTTTTTTAAATGGAATAAAATTACCCAGGGAATTTACTATGTTGGCAAAGGCCTTCGCAACTGTTCAGAGTATTTTGGAGCAGTTGGCTCCCGAGCTTAATACCATAGAAGTTGCAAAGCCAATTGCTAAAAAATTGATGCTTCAATCTTATTCTCCCCAAAACATCAGTCTGGCTTTGAGAAGGAATGCTACAGCATACAAAGATTTAATAAGCGAGCTTCCTTTTTATATTCAAAATTTGCTGGAGAAGGCAGAGGACGGAGAATTAACCTTTCAGATAAAAATTAAAGATCTTGACAAGATTCAAAAGCGGTTTGACAGAGCTGTAAACAGGATATCCTTCAGTGTCATATTACTCGCTGTATGTATTGTTATTACCGGTATTATTATCGGTTCAAGCCAAAATGCACCTGAAGGCAGTAAAATGTATCTGTTGAATGTAACTGCCCTTAGGATAGGTATAATTGTTGCAGTTTCCATTGTATTAGTTGTCATAATTTCAATGTTAAGATCCGATCGCTAA